A single genomic interval of Daucus carota subsp. sativus chromosome 1, DH1 v3.0, whole genome shotgun sequence harbors:
- the LOC108204702 gene encoding 26S proteasome regulatory subunit 4 homolog A isoform X2 translates to MGQGTPGGMGRQSGDRKPDGDKKDKKFEPAAPPSRVGRKQRKQKGSEAAARIPTVTPLTKCKLRLLKLDRIKDYLLMEEEFVANQERLKPQEEKTEEDRSKVDDLRGSPMSVGNLEELIDENHAIVSSSVGPEYYVGILSFVDKDQLEPGCAILMHNKVLSVVGLLQDDVDPMVSVMKVEKAPLESYADIGGLDAQIQEIKEAVELPLTHPELYEDIGIKPPKGVILYGEPGTGKTLLAKAVANSTSATFLRVVGSELIQKYLGDGPKLVRELFRVADDLSPSIVFIDEIDAVGTKRYDAHSGGEREIQRTMLELLNQLDGFDSRGDVKVILATNKIESLDPALLRPGRIDRKIEFPLPDIKTKRRIFQIHTSRMTLSDDVNLEEFVMTKDELSGADIKAICTEAGLLALRERRMKVTHPDFKKAKDKVMFKKKEGVPEGLYM, encoded by the exons ATGGGTCAAGGAACACCAGGAGGCATGGGCCGCCAATCCGGCGACCGGAAGCCCGACGGCGACAAGAAGGACAAGAAATTCGAACCAGCCGCTCCCCCTTCACGAGTAGGCCGCAAACAACGCAAACAAAAAGGATCCGAAGCCGCCGCTCGGATCCCCACCGTCACGCCGCTAACAAAATGCAAACTCAGATTACTAAAACTCGATCGAATCAAAGATTATTTGCTAATGGAAGAAGAATTTGTCGCAAATCAAGAACGGCTTAAGCCGCAAGAGGAGAAGACGGAGGAGGATAGATCTAAGGTCGATGATTTACGGGGCTCTCCGATGAGTGTGGGCAATTTGGAGGAGCTGATTGATGAGAATCACGCGATTGTTTCGAGTTCTGTTGGACCGGAGTATTATGTGGGGATTTTGTCATTTGTTGATAAGGATCAGTTGGAGCCTGGTTGTGCTATCTTGATGCATAATAAG GTTCTTTCTGTGGTTGGTCTGCTTCAAGATGATGTTGACCCAATGGTGTCTGTAATGAAGGTTGAGAAAGCTCCTTTAGAATCATATGCTGATATAGGTGGTCTAGATGCTCAAATCCAGGAAATCAAAGAAGCAGTTGAGCTACCACTGACACATCCTGAATTGTATGAAGACATTGGGATCAAGCCTCCTAAAGGAGTCATACTGTATGGAGAACCTGGAACAGGGAAGACGTTGCTTGCCAAG GCAGTTGCAAATTCTACATCAGCAACTTTCTTGCGTGTTGTTGGCAGTGAATTGATCCAAAAATACCTTGGAGATGGTCCAAAATTGGTGAGAGAACTCTTCCGGGTTGCTGATGACCTCTCACCTTCTATAGTCTTCATTGATGAAATTGATGCTGTTGGAACCAAaag ATATGATGCGCACTCAGGTGGTGAACGTGAAATTCAAAGGACCATGTTGGAGCTCTTAAATCAGTTAGATGGTTTTGACTCTAGAGGGGATGTCAAGGTCATTCTCGCTACAAACAAAATTGAAAGTCTAGATCCTGCTTTGCTCCGGCCTGGCCGTATAGATAGGAAGATTGAATTTCCTCTCCCTGATATTAAAACAAAGAGGCGCATTTTTCAG ATTCACACATCTAGGATGACGTTATCAGATGATGTCAACTTGGAAGAATTTGTTATGACCAAAGATGAGTTATCTGGTGCTGATATCAAGGCAATATGTACT
- the LOC108204702 gene encoding 26S proteasome regulatory subunit 4 homolog A isoform X1, with protein MGQGTPGGMGRQSGDRKPDGDKKDKKFEPAAPPSRVGRKQRKQKGSEAAARIPTVTPLTKCKLRLLKLDRIKDYLLMEEEFVANQERLKPQEEKTEEDRSKVDDLRGSPMSVGNLEELIDENHAIVSSSVGPEYYVGILSFVDKDQLEPGCAILMHNKVLSVVGLLQDDVDPMVSVMKVEKAPLESYADIGGLDAQIQEIKEAVELPLTHPELYEDIGIKPPKGVILYGEPGTGKTLLAKFCGDEFCNLKTIYISQAVANSTSATFLRVVGSELIQKYLGDGPKLVRELFRVADDLSPSIVFIDEIDAVGTKRYDAHSGGEREIQRTMLELLNQLDGFDSRGDVKVILATNKIESLDPALLRPGRIDRKIEFPLPDIKTKRRIFQIHTSRMTLSDDVNLEEFVMTKDELSGADIKAICTEAGLLALRERRMKVTHPDFKKAKDKVMFKKKEGVPEGLYM; from the exons ATGGGTCAAGGAACACCAGGAGGCATGGGCCGCCAATCCGGCGACCGGAAGCCCGACGGCGACAAGAAGGACAAGAAATTCGAACCAGCCGCTCCCCCTTCACGAGTAGGCCGCAAACAACGCAAACAAAAAGGATCCGAAGCCGCCGCTCGGATCCCCACCGTCACGCCGCTAACAAAATGCAAACTCAGATTACTAAAACTCGATCGAATCAAAGATTATTTGCTAATGGAAGAAGAATTTGTCGCAAATCAAGAACGGCTTAAGCCGCAAGAGGAGAAGACGGAGGAGGATAGATCTAAGGTCGATGATTTACGGGGCTCTCCGATGAGTGTGGGCAATTTGGAGGAGCTGATTGATGAGAATCACGCGATTGTTTCGAGTTCTGTTGGACCGGAGTATTATGTGGGGATTTTGTCATTTGTTGATAAGGATCAGTTGGAGCCTGGTTGTGCTATCTTGATGCATAATAAG GTTCTTTCTGTGGTTGGTCTGCTTCAAGATGATGTTGACCCAATGGTGTCTGTAATGAAGGTTGAGAAAGCTCCTTTAGAATCATATGCTGATATAGGTGGTCTAGATGCTCAAATCCAGGAAATCAAAGAAGCAGTTGAGCTACCACTGACACATCCTGAATTGTATGAAGACATTGGGATCAAGCCTCCTAAAGGAGTCATACTGTATGGAGAACCTGGAACAGGGAAGACGTTGCTTGCCAAG TTTTGTGGGGATGAGTTTTGTAATTTGAAGACAATTTATATTTCTCAGGCAGTTGCAAATTCTACATCAGCAACTTTCTTGCGTGTTGTTGGCAGTGAATTGATCCAAAAATACCTTGGAGATGGTCCAAAATTGGTGAGAGAACTCTTCCGGGTTGCTGATGACCTCTCACCTTCTATAGTCTTCATTGATGAAATTGATGCTGTTGGAACCAAaag ATATGATGCGCACTCAGGTGGTGAACGTGAAATTCAAAGGACCATGTTGGAGCTCTTAAATCAGTTAGATGGTTTTGACTCTAGAGGGGATGTCAAGGTCATTCTCGCTACAAACAAAATTGAAAGTCTAGATCCTGCTTTGCTCCGGCCTGGCCGTATAGATAGGAAGATTGAATTTCCTCTCCCTGATATTAAAACAAAGAGGCGCATTTTTCAG ATTCACACATCTAGGATGACGTTATCAGATGATGTCAACTTGGAAGAATTTGTTATGACCAAAGATGAGTTATCTGGTGCTGATATCAAGGCAATATGTACT
- the LOC108194351 gene encoding glycine-rich protein 5, protein MAKLCICMLLVVFACAFRNANAARNVPNKKGDSVSDEKNVVNYSGVGVYSGVGNNGMPFGGIGGAAGTGGDLGGGGGGLPGLGGAGGLPGIGGTPGTGAPGISSGTGFPTVGTGNGFPAVGGFPTIGGAGGLPTLGGIGGFPGTGGGAAGGLPFP, encoded by the coding sequence ATGGCAAAATTGTGTATTTGCATGTTACTTGTTGTCTTTGCATGTGCATTCCGCAATGCTAATGCAGCAAGAAATGTGCCTAATAAAAAAGGTGACAGTGTGAGTGATGAGAAGAATGTTGTGAACTACAGTGGAGTTGGGGTTTACAGCGGCGTTGGTAACAATGGGATGCCTTTTGGTGGGATTGGTGGTGCTGCGGGCACGGGAGGTGATCTCGGTGGGGGCGGTGGCGGTTTACCCGGCTTAGGCGGTGCGGGTGGTTTGCCAGGGATAGGTGGTACTCCGGGGACTGGTGCTCCTGGTATTAGCAGTGGGACTGGCTTCCCTACTGTGGGTACTGGTAATGGTTTTCCTGCGGTTGGTGGCTTTCCGACGATAGGCGGTGCTGGTGGACTGCCTACTCTAGGCGGTATCGGTGGCTTTCCGGGTACTGGTGGTGGTGCTGCTGGGGGCCTTCCGTTTCCTTGA
- the LOC108200652 gene encoding uncharacterized protein At4g13230 yields the protein MALKTALSNLSCKVVANAPRIVKPNCIRNSSTYDKAAGAAKQGANEAAKVGQQAKDKASAAAGEVAGKTKDAAKNMSGGKAQKNAEEAWDSVKNKTQKIKDTVVGKAEETKENVKRKK from the exons ATGGCTTTGAAAACCGCCCTTTCGAATTTGAGCTGTAAGGTTGTAGCCAATGCTCCAAGAATTGTGAAG CCAAACTGTATCCGGAATTCATCGACTTATGACAAGGCTGCAGGAGCTGCAAAACAGGGCGCCAATGAAGCAGCTAAGGTTGGCCAACAAGCCAAAGATAAGGCCTCTGCTGCTGCAGGAGag GTCGCGGGAAAAACGAAAGATGCAGCAAAAAATATGAGTGGTGGAAAAGCTCAGAAAAATGCAGAAGAGGCATGGGATTCTGTTAAGAATAAAACTCAGAAAATCAAAGATACTGTTGTTGGAAAGGCTGAAGAGACCAAGGAGAATGTCAAACGCAAGAAGTAA